In the genome of Candidatus Nitrosotenuis sp. DW1, one region contains:
- a CDS encoding DUF7508 domain-containing protein, translating into MSEEIKWSDWLDYSQEQIAKTPESPGVYMMHAAMKILYIGNTDNLKKSITESSSASCVRDAKRFRYFLTQSHNDIKEKLLEEYKKKHDGKMPLCM; encoded by the coding sequence ATGTCAGAGGAGATCAAATGGTCAGACTGGCTGGACTACAGTCAGGAGCAGATTGCAAAGACTCCTGAATCGCCAGGCGTTTACATGATGCATGCCGCAATGAAAATTCTGTACATCGGGAATACAGACAACCTAAAGAAAAGCATCACCGAGTCGTCGTCTGCAAGCTGCGTACGCGATGCAAAAAGATTCCGCTATTTTCTTACCCAGTCCCATAACGACATCAAAGAAAAGTTGCTTGAAGAGTACAAGAAAAAACACGACGGCAAAATGCCATTGTGCATGTAG
- a CDS encoding fibronectin type III domain-containing protein yields the protein MIFSNAHKSYLEKTSLASVSIIALVLFFGANVPVFAIATVPGTPTGLAAVAVSPTQVNLFWSAPLSDGGAAISGYKIEYKTGSFYSTLVENTGQATTYSHTSLTTGTTYTYKISALNSIGTSTATADVSITPTSASSATAPGAPTGLAAVATSPTKIDLSWNAPSNNGGYPITGYKIQYRTGSDQYADLVANTASTTTAFSHNGITAGQLYIYRVYAITSFATSEKSSAEVTIQPKSASASTAPGAPTGLAAVATSPTKIDLSWNAPSNNGGYPITGYKIEYKKGTGSYISLVSNTANATTSYSHTGLTTGTTYTYKISAISSIGTGAASTEASTTPTTASTATVPGAPTGLAATAVSATQVNLSWSAPSNGGSAITGYKIEYKSGTGPYSVLVSNTASTSTTYSHTGLTTGTTYTYKISAINSIGTGSASSEASATPTATSQQFTATAPGSPSLSATAVSATQINLSWSTPNDGGSAITGYKIEVKKGTGSFETLVSNTASTSTTYSHTDLTSGTVYYYRVSAINSIGTGTSGDASATPKETTTPTLTAIATSPTQISLSWSAPSQTYQQRINGYKIEEKIGGTSFKTIVENTGLNPYLINGLITGKPHTYVVSAVFGLGASPRSNEASATPLSTSAPPAGYSVTAPPQTAKPSSTNPNAVLKEQQSDFQKKVQQAREELAKKSGKEDSAKAKAARDEAIKANEKARQDALAARQKLMAEKQAQLSAAKNKAPGQANDDPYGKMTPRDTYSKTVNDARIEYEKIANNPAATQKQKADAKTAYVKIKTDAKAALNKALGK from the coding sequence GTGATTTTTTCAAACGCCCATAAGTCATATTTAGAAAAGACATCACTTGCATCCGTTTCCATAATTGCACTGGTGCTGTTTTTTGGCGCAAACGTGCCCGTGTTTGCAATTGCGACAGTGCCTGGCACTCCAACAGGACTTGCCGCAGTAGCGGTGTCTCCGACACAGGTCAACCTGTTTTGGAGTGCACCTCTAAGCGACGGCGGTGCGGCAATATCTGGATACAAAATAGAGTACAAGACTGGCTCGTTTTATTCAACGCTTGTGGAAAACACTGGCCAAGCTACAACATACTCTCACACTAGTCTTACAACTGGCACTACTTACACTTACAAAATATCCGCACTCAATTCGATTGGGACAAGCACTGCCACTGCAGACGTATCGATAACTCCTACGTCTGCATCATCTGCCACTGCCCCTGGCGCACCAACAGGACTTGCCGCAGTGGCCACATCTCCAACCAAAATTGATCTTTCATGGAACGCCCCGTCAAACAACGGCGGCTATCCTATCACCGGCTACAAAATCCAATACAGAACTGGTTCTGACCAGTATGCGGACTTGGTTGCAAACACTGCCAGCACGACAACTGCATTTTCTCATAATGGCATAACTGCGGGACAACTTTACATTTATCGAGTATACGCGATAACCTCGTTTGCAACAAGTGAAAAATCATCAGCAGAGGTGACGATTCAACCAAAATCTGCATCTGCATCAACTGCCCCTGGCGCACCAACAGGACTTGCCGCAGTGGCCACATCTCCAACCAAAATTGATCTTTCATGGAACGCCCCGTCAAACAACGGCGGCTATCCTATCACCGGCTACAAAATAGAGTACAAAAAGGGCACCGGATCCTACATATCGCTTGTCTCAAACACTGCCAACGCTACCACGTCTTACTCACACACTGGTCTTACAACTGGCACTACTTACACTTACAAAATATCTGCAATCAGTTCCATTGGAACAGGCGCTGCATCAACTGAAGCCTCGACTACGCCGACGACTGCGTCAACTGCGACAGTTCCTGGCGCACCAACTGGACTTGCCGCAACTGCAGTATCTGCAACCCAAGTTAATCTGTCCTGGAGCGCCCCCTCAAACGGCGGCTCTGCAATCACTGGATATAAAATCGAGTACAAATCAGGAACCGGTCCTTATTCCGTTCTTGTGTCAAACACTGCAAGTACATCCACTACATACTCTCACACTGGTCTTACAACTGGCACTACTTACACTTACAAAATATCTGCAATCAACTCAATTGGCACTGGCAGTGCCTCATCTGAAGCATCTGCCACCCCGACTGCCACATCGCAACAGTTTACCGCAACTGCCCCTGGCTCACCCAGCCTTTCTGCAACAGCAGTATCTGCAACCCAGATTAATCTGTCCTGGAGCACCCCAAATGACGGCGGCTCTGCAATCACTGGATACAAGATCGAAGTGAAAAAGGGCACGGGATCCTTTGAAACACTTGTGTCAAACACTGCAAGTACATCCACTACATACTCTCACACTGATCTGACATCTGGCACCGTATACTATTACCGGGTGTCTGCAATCAACTCAATTGGAACCGGCACGTCTGGTGATGCATCTGCGACGCCAAAAGAAACGACGACACCCACACTTACTGCAATTGCTACATCCCCAACACAAATCAGCCTCTCATGGAGTGCGCCGTCACAAACGTATCAGCAGAGAATAAACGGCTACAAAATTGAAGAAAAGATAGGGGGTACTAGCTTCAAAACAATAGTTGAGAACACGGGCTTGAATCCTTACCTGATAAATGGTTTGATCACTGGCAAGCCGCACACATATGTCGTTTCTGCAGTCTTTGGTCTTGGTGCAAGTCCAAGATCAAACGAGGCGTCTGCAACGCCTCTGTCTACCTCTGCTCCTCCTGCAGGATACTCTGTAACTGCACCGCCGCAAACTGCCAAGCCGTCTAGCACCAACCCCAACGCTGTCTTGAAAGAACAGCAAAGTGACTTTCAGAAAAAAGTTCAGCAAGCAAGAGAAGAACTGGCAAAAAAGTCTGGAAAGGAGGACAGCGCCAAGGCAAAGGCTGCAAGAGACGAGGCCATAAAAGCAAACGAAAAGGCAAGGCAAGATGCGCTTGCGGCAAGACAAAAGTTAATGGCTGAAAAACAGGCCCAGCTAAGCGCGGCCAAAAACAAGGCACCAGGCCAAGCAAATGATGACCCGTATGGCAAAATGACCCCTCGGGACACATACAGCAAAACCGTAAACGATGCGCGCATCGAATATGAAAAAATAGCAAATAACCCTGCAGCGACTCAAAAACAAAAAGCGGATGCAAAAACAGCGTACGTGAAAATAAAGACCGACGCAAAAGCCGCCCTGAACAAGGCATTAGGAAAATAG
- a CDS encoding poly(R)-hydroxyalkanoic acid synthase subunit PhaE, which produces MSGKPVALSSVGPMRNYANDLKKVVTEVIDSYDDMVEFNQRLAEYYKQLSETWVDAQKKVDAKSPSIPQDVENIEAYKRVWIDIFENDFTGLFDSEKFAQNYGKMVSAELELTKHWENILNVMLQAMKLPTRKEIDEVYKEMHELRRRVSKLEKKENEKNAA; this is translated from the coding sequence ATGTCAGGCAAACCAGTTGCCCTATCATCGGTAGGCCCCATGCGAAACTATGCAAATGACCTAAAAAAGGTCGTAACAGAGGTAATCGACTCGTATGACGACATGGTAGAATTCAACCAAAGACTGGCAGAATACTACAAGCAGTTAAGCGAAACATGGGTCGATGCGCAAAAAAAGGTCGACGCCAAGTCCCCAAGCATACCGCAGGACGTAGAAAACATCGAGGCATACAAAAGGGTCTGGATTGATATTTTTGAAAACGACTTTACAGGTCTGTTTGACTCTGAAAAATTTGCGCAAAACTACGGCAAGATGGTCTCAGCAGAATTAGAATTAACAAAACACTGGGAAAACATCCTAAATGTCATGCTACAGGCAATGAAGCTCCCAACTAGAAAGGAAATTGACGAAGTATACAAAGAAATGCACGAGCTTAGAAGGCGAGTGTCCAAGCTAGAAAAAAAGGAGAATGAAAAAAATGCAGCATGA
- the phaC gene encoding class III poly(R)-hydroxyalkanoic acid synthase subunit PhaC — MQHESIDPRLVEEFLSFTKNVTEAPKFVPAPDEITLESTPFDVVYVEDKVRLLHFRPLVEKQVRIPLVISYAIINRYHILDIQSKKSWVRKLLEEGINVYMIDWGSPTNIDKYLDFDDYVNSYMDNCIDFVRKESGVDNVSLQGYCTGGTLATIYASLHPHKVKNLIATAPVIDGWKDTTVVSNVTKQIDVDKIVDTIGNMPPEFMYYCFSILKPFEQGLEKYYRFFKNINDKEFVDSFLRVEKWLNDTPPIPGELFRQWIKDVYQENLLIQNKMFVGGRQIDLKKITMPLFIQVAVGDHLVSPECSMPLYYAVGSEDKSLRIYPTGHVGMIASSFSQKKVLPEMCEWLKERSK, encoded by the coding sequence ATGCAGCATGAGTCAATAGACCCAAGGCTAGTAGAAGAGTTTTTGAGCTTTACAAAAAACGTCACGGAGGCGCCAAAGTTTGTTCCTGCTCCAGACGAGATAACATTAGAGTCCACTCCGTTTGACGTCGTGTATGTGGAAGACAAGGTTCGTCTTTTGCACTTTAGGCCACTTGTTGAAAAACAGGTCAGGATCCCCTTGGTGATCAGCTATGCAATCATAAACAGATACCACATACTAGACATTCAATCAAAGAAAAGCTGGGTAAGAAAACTTCTCGAGGAAGGCATCAACGTATACATGATTGACTGGGGATCCCCGACTAACATTGACAAGTACTTGGATTTTGATGATTATGTAAACTCGTACATGGACAACTGCATAGACTTTGTAAGAAAAGAGTCCGGAGTGGACAATGTTTCTTTGCAAGGCTACTGTACCGGCGGGACACTTGCCACCATTTATGCATCGCTTCATCCACACAAGGTGAAAAATCTAATTGCGACAGCGCCAGTAATTGATGGTTGGAAGGACACTACTGTTGTAAGCAACGTGACAAAGCAAATCGATGTTGACAAAATTGTCGACACGATAGGCAACATGCCGCCAGAATTCATGTATTACTGCTTTTCAATCCTAAAGCCCTTTGAGCAAGGGCTGGAAAAATACTACAGATTTTTCAAAAATATCAACGACAAAGAGTTTGTGGATAGTTTTCTCAGGGTAGAAAAGTGGCTAAACGATACGCCTCCAATCCCAGGCGAATTATTCAGGCAGTGGATAAAAGACGTCTATCAGGAGAACCTTTTGATACAAAACAAAATGTTCGTGGGCGGAAGGCAGATAGACCTCAAAAAGATAACAATGCCGCTATTTATCCAAGTCGCGGTAGGAGACCACCTAGTTTCGCCAGAATGCAGCATGCCCCTGTATTATGCAGTCGGCAGCGAGGACAAGTCGCTTAGGATTTATCCGACAGGCCACGTAGGCATGATTGCAAGCTCGTTTTCGCAGAAAAAGGTCCTGCCCGAAATGTGCGAGTGGCTAAAAGAAAGATCAAAATAA
- a CDS encoding sensor histidine kinase: MIITKKQKTYAIGTKVLKMTNTKHSESDKMHDKLLHIGELTSRITHDMRNPLTVIINYSTMIQKNSKNKLDKKSLDQLALIESEARKMYHQIEDVLNYVKLPPLKLQDYSLHDILKKVIENVQTTDDVEIHLPKNNPQIICDIDKLEIVFVNLITNAIEAINGVGSININAKTTPNHIIIEIEDSGPGITEEDLDKVFEPLFTTKQNGTGLGLSSCKNIIERHRGEISVKNNPTTFTIKLPRGADP, translated from the coding sequence TTGATTATAACAAAAAAGCAAAAAACATATGCGATTGGAACAAAAGTGCTCAAAATGACAAATACAAAACACAGTGAATCAGACAAGATGCATGACAAGCTTTTGCACATAGGCGAACTCACGTCGAGAATCACCCACGACATGAGAAATCCACTCACAGTGATCATAAACTATTCAACCATGATTCAAAAAAATTCAAAAAACAAGCTTGACAAAAAATCACTTGATCAGCTTGCGTTAATTGAAAGCGAGGCAAGAAAGATGTATCACCAAATCGAGGACGTCTTAAACTACGTCAAGCTGCCCCCGCTAAAATTACAAGATTATTCGCTGCATGACATTCTAAAAAAGGTAATAGAAAACGTTCAAACTACTGACGATGTCGAGATACACCTGCCAAAAAACAACCCACAGATAATATGTGATATCGACAAGCTTGAAATCGTCTTTGTCAATTTAATCACAAATGCAATTGAGGCGATAAACGGCGTAGGATCAATTAACATCAATGCAAAGACTACGCCAAATCACATAATTATCGAAATTGAGGACTCTGGTCCTGGCATCACAGAAGAGGATCTGGACAAAGTATTTGAGCCATTATTTACAACAAAACAAAATGGGACGGGGCTAGGCCTGTCAAGCTGCAAAAACATCATAGAAAGGCACAGAGGCGAGATTTCCGTAAAAAACAACCCGACAACGTTTACAATAAAGTTGCCAAGGGGAGCAGATCCCTAG
- a CDS encoding DUF6659 family protein: MNKEIMCETIRKLDPKVRFVGLINDKGHLVAGGMVEGKKTLEDTKKDEMLYLELVLRVKMRQEFDEELGPVRFAMSYRDKVLVMSFPMDREVLLVSAEKELDFFKFPFSVLKIIKEYS; this comes from the coding sequence ATGAATAAAGAAATAATGTGCGAAACAATTCGAAAACTTGATCCCAAGGTGCGTTTTGTGGGGCTGATAAACGACAAAGGGCACCTCGTGGCAGGAGGAATGGTCGAAGGCAAAAAAACCCTTGAGGATACAAAAAAGGACGAAATGCTGTACCTTGAGCTTGTGCTGAGGGTAAAGATGCGACAGGAATTTGATGAGGAGCTCGGTCCAGTTAGATTTGCAATGTCATACAGAGACAAGGTGCTTGTCATGAGTTTTCCAATGGATAGGGAAGTCTTGCTTGTTTCAGCAGAAAAGGAACTTGATTTTTTTAAATTCCCGTTTTCAGTACTGAAAATAATAAAAGAATATTCATAG
- a CDS encoding AbrB/MazE/SpoVT family DNA-binding domain-containing protein yields the protein MSGNSNQYDYVAMFQDWMQKGGKAQVEFMKAFSSQMENSQKFDPLQTLKEMTSKASETQTSFANNMASMQKTAMEQMFNVGNMMQGFMGWGAFKTAIGSNGRISIPEAERDALKLNEGDLVQVIVLPIDKKKK from the coding sequence ATGAGTGGTAATAGTAACCAATACGATTATGTCGCAATGTTTCAAGATTGGATGCAAAAGGGCGGTAAGGCCCAAGTCGAGTTCATGAAGGCTTTTTCATCACAGATGGAAAACAGTCAAAAATTCGATCCGCTGCAAACCCTAAAAGAAATGACATCAAAAGCGTCTGAGACTCAGACAAGCTTTGCCAACAACATGGCCTCAATGCAAAAAACAGCAATGGAGCAAATGTTCAATGTTGGAAACATGATGCAAGGTTTCATGGGGTGGGGTGCATTTAAGACAGCAATTGGAAGCAACGGCAGAATCTCAATTCCAGAAGCAGAACGTGACGCATTGAAACTCAATGAGGGAGATCTAGTCCAAGTGATTGTTCTCCCGATTGATAAAAAGAAAAAATAG
- the dps gene encoding DNA protection during starvation protein, which translates to MVNQTEPNVVGVSVLKQNGVDIDELIRLLVYNASVEFTAYYYFTNLRMHCTGMEGEGIKGIIEDARLEDLSHFESCLSRIYELGGSLPNDAMEFVKMSGCEFLQLPPNKTDIKAILEKCLKAEQGAIVNWNKICQMTHGKDPATYDVAKDILREEIEHEAWFLELLYGRPSAHMRRKFPGERPHTHKHSRALG; encoded by the coding sequence ATGGTTAATCAAACCGAACCAAACGTGGTTGGCGTAAGCGTTCTAAAACAAAATGGTGTCGACATCGACGAACTCATACGACTCCTAGTCTACAACGCATCCGTGGAATTTACTGCCTACTATTACTTTACAAACCTCCGAATGCACTGCACCGGAATGGAAGGTGAAGGAATTAAAGGCATAATTGAAGACGCGCGGCTAGAGGACCTGAGCCACTTTGAATCCTGCCTTTCTAGGATATACGAGCTTGGCGGAAGTCTGCCAAACGACGCAATGGAATTTGTCAAAATGTCTGGCTGCGAGTTCCTGCAACTGCCTCCAAACAAGACTGACATCAAGGCAATACTTGAAAAATGCCTCAAAGCTGAACAGGGAGCAATTGTGAACTGGAACAAAATATGCCAAATGACGCACGGCAAAGACCCAGCTACATATGACGTTGCAAAAGACATCCTGAGAGAAGAAATCGAACACGAAGCTTGGTTCTTAGAACTACTCTACGGAAGACCATCTGCACACATGAGGAGAAAGTTTCCGGGAGAAAGGCCTCACACTCACAAACATTCGCGAGCGTTAGGTTAG
- a CDS encoding Lrp/AsnC ligand binding domain-containing protein produces the protein MNEAYVLLNVDYKLQKNIVDQAKKAPAVKSVRTVYGIYDVLIVLESDNMQEIKNTIDVHLHNIDGINNLTSLISVT, from the coding sequence ATGAACGAGGCATACGTTTTGTTAAACGTAGACTACAAACTGCAGAAAAACATAGTTGATCAGGCAAAAAAAGCACCTGCCGTCAAATCCGTAAGGACCGTTTATGGAATTTATGATGTTTTAATTGTTCTAGAATCTGATAACATGCAGGAAATAAAAAACACAATCGACGTTCACCTGCATAACATTGACGGAATAAACAACCTGACCTCGCTGATATCTGTGACATAA
- a CDS encoding NAD(P)/FAD-dependent oxidoreductase: MVQEYEIVVIGAGPAGLSAGIFVARQRASCLVISKDLGGQLNLIPKLENYPGMMMSSGPLLAKTLENQYLMLKGEITFDTVEKIDETESGLKVKTTRSEYLAKSVVLAPGRVPNNLGLENESMFSNKGVHYCTKCDAPFYQGRTTATVGVGGYLLESGILLSRMAAKVYMIYKGGGLGGDKDMIESIKKKENIELVPNTSIKSISGTTSLQQITLLDNSGMEKTVDVDGLFIEMGSKINLDFVKHLVQLNASGEIEVSGGGKTTHPAIFAAGDATHIPYKQIVAACGDGASAGLSAFNYAEKLKGKHGIRADWKKTIGDTVFHY; encoded by the coding sequence TTGGTCCAAGAATACGAAATAGTCGTTATTGGTGCAGGACCTGCAGGGCTGTCTGCTGGAATTTTTGTAGCAAGGCAGAGGGCATCGTGCCTTGTAATATCAAAAGATCTTGGCGGCCAGCTGAACCTGATTCCAAAGCTTGAAAATTATCCTGGAATGATGATGTCAAGCGGACCACTTCTTGCAAAAACACTGGAAAACCAATACCTCATGCTAAAGGGAGAGATAACATTTGACACTGTGGAAAAAATAGATGAAACTGAATCTGGGCTAAAAGTAAAGACGACGCGCTCAGAATACCTTGCAAAATCCGTAGTGCTTGCACCCGGAAGGGTTCCTAACAACCTGGGTCTTGAAAACGAAAGCATGTTTTCAAACAAAGGGGTGCACTATTGCACCAAATGCGATGCCCCCTTCTATCAGGGCAGGACCACTGCCACTGTAGGTGTCGGCGGGTACTTGCTTGAATCTGGAATTTTGCTTTCGCGCATGGCTGCAAAAGTGTACATGATTTACAAAGGAGGCGGACTGGGCGGAGATAAGGACATGATAGAGTCCATCAAGAAAAAAGAAAATATCGAGCTTGTCCCAAACACGTCAATCAAGTCAATCTCTGGGACTACCTCACTGCAACAAATCACGCTTCTTGATAATTCCGGCATGGAGAAAACAGTCGACGTTGACGGGCTTTTCATCGAGATGGGCTCAAAAATAAATCTGGACTTTGTCAAGCATCTTGTACAACTTAACGCCTCTGGCGAAATCGAGGTATCTGGGGGCGGAAAGACGACGCATCCTGCAATATTTGCAGCAGGCGATGCCACTCATATTCCGTACAAACAGATTGTAGCTGCATGCGGCGACGGAGCATCGGCGGGCCTGTCTGCGTTTAACTATGCTGAAAAACTAAAGGGGAAGCATGGAATCCGAGCAGACTGGAAAAAGACAATCGGCGATACCGTGTTTCATTACTGA
- a CDS encoding transcription initiation factor IIB: MSSSSQTRCPSCAKNAMQTDMTTGEMFCRNCGYVVAEKIEESGPEWRAFSNDESDRSRVGAGTSLTMHDMGLSTVIGSADKDATGKPLSASMKSSIERLRTWDSRTQTHSSADRNLRQALSELDKMKDKMALAESVVEKAAYIYRKAMEKKLVRGRSIHGLIAACLYAACRNTETPRTLDDVAESINIRRKDVARCYRLIYKELDLKMPVADPTKGISRIASTANLSEKTKRMAMEILNKAKKIGMVAGKDPMGIAAAALYLACISNGEIRSQKDISIAAGVTEVTIRNRCVGLKTLLD, translated from the coding sequence ATGTCCTCTTCGTCACAAACCAGGTGTCCCTCATGCGCAAAAAACGCAATGCAGACGGACATGACTACCGGTGAGATGTTTTGCAGGAATTGTGGCTACGTAGTGGCAGAAAAGATCGAAGAGTCAGGACCAGAGTGGAGGGCATTTTCAAACGACGAGTCTGACAGGAGTCGCGTTGGTGCCGGAACATCGCTTACGATGCACGACATGGGCTTGTCAACTGTGATCGGATCAGCAGACAAGGACGCAACAGGAAAGCCACTTTCTGCATCGATGAAGAGCTCAATTGAAAGACTTCGAACGTGGGACAGTAGAACTCAGACCCATTCGTCTGCAGACAGGAACCTAAGGCAGGCCCTAAGCGAGCTTGACAAAATGAAGGACAAGATGGCGCTTGCAGAGTCAGTTGTTGAAAAGGCAGCCTACATCTACAGAAAAGCAATGGAGAAAAAACTCGTAAGAGGTAGATCAATTCACGGATTAATTGCAGCGTGCCTGTATGCAGCGTGCAGGAATACTGAAACCCCAAGAACGCTTGACGACGTGGCAGAAAGCATCAACATAAGAAGAAAGGACGTAGCAAGATGCTACCGATTAATCTACAAAGAGCTTGATCTCAAAATGCCTGTCGCAGACCCAACAAAGGGAATATCAAGAATTGCAAGCACTGCAAACCTAAGTGAGAAAACAAAGAGAATGGCAATGGAAATACTAAACAAGGCTAAAAAAATCGGAATGGTAGCAGGAAAGGACCCAATGGGAATTGCAGCAGCAGCACTGTACCTGGCGTGCATTTCAAACGGCGAGATCAGATCACAAAAAGACATCTCAATTGCAGCAGGCGTTACCGAGGTCACGATTAGAAACAGATGCGTTGGGCTCAAAACATTGCTGGACTAG
- a CDS encoding alpha/beta fold hydrolase, giving the protein MREEFVNIDGSKIRYITTGSSKKNLVLIHGLGASAERWAPILSYFGKHYNVVVPDLIGFGYSDKPNTDYTADFFAKFVSSFVDTLGLDRTMIMGSSLGGQIAIEYTAANQQTVDKLILVSPAGAMKQSTPALDAYIMAALYPDQNTAKNAFTMMTGNNKDVNQGIVDDFVQRMRLPNAKFAFMSTLLGLKNAPEITTRLEKIMVPTLVVWGELDPVIPVKYAEKFVREIRDCRFYQMENCGHTPYVEDPENFANLVLDFMKTNK; this is encoded by the coding sequence ATGCGAGAAGAATTTGTCAATATTGATGGGAGCAAGATCCGTTACATTACAACAGGCTCATCAAAAAAAAATCTGGTCCTAATCCACGGTCTTGGCGCATCTGCAGAAAGATGGGCGCCAATACTGTCGTATTTTGGAAAGCATTACAACGTGGTTGTTCCAGACCTGATTGGGTTTGGATACAGCGACAAGCCAAATACTGATTACACTGCGGACTTTTTTGCAAAGTTCGTCTCGTCTTTTGTAGACACGCTTGGGCTGGACAGAACTATGATAATGGGCTCATCACTTGGCGGCCAAATTGCAATAGAGTACACTGCTGCAAATCAGCAAACTGTTGACAAATTGATCCTCGTCTCGCCAGCAGGCGCCATGAAGCAGTCTACTCCGGCACTTGATGCATACATAATGGCTGCACTATACCCTGATCAAAACACTGCAAAAAATGCATTTACAATGATGACTGGAAACAATAAAGACGTAAATCAAGGCATCGTTGACGACTTTGTTCAAAGAATGAGACTGCCAAACGCAAAGTTTGCATTCATGTCAACACTGCTTGGGTTAAAAAACGCACCCGAAATAACAACGAGGCTTGAAAAAATCATGGTTCCAACACTTGTTGTGTGGGGCGAACTTGATCCTGTCATTCCAGTAAAGTACGCGGAAAAATTCGTCCGGGAAATACGTGACTGTAGATTTTATCAGATGGAAAACTGTGGACACACCCCATATGTTGAGGATCCTGAGAATTTTGCAAATCTCGTGCTTGATTTCATGAAAACCAACAAATAA
- a CDS encoding peptidase, with product MRHNVQITLLLFMMLAGITSAVASGEVFVPESEFAGYFDSNGIYTVVGVVKNTEAYPIESHLNLTVISDGKTISVSQDLPSVAPNKDIPFKIRIPQVTDQNAVLEKPTVTFRQSTVLPPSDIQVMYDNTLIRHDDGHLTGRITNIGNHTEYDVKVYAAIHGPNNRFMDTGINVEKIEKIEPGQIVEFSIYPDPLVASDVNYYSCFAIGDETIVPLYAVRNGERFNFRYDSTASFTVDGFDETGTKLSISGINSFKIQTYVNFEFPKTSDDEKFDVLVDGKPVKFIQSIDDDGNWHVAFDIGPSTQNAILISGFENPEEKAKSVQSYDASTYLYVIPIIVAVGIGVYLYKRKN from the coding sequence ATGAGGCATAACGTGCAGATTACTTTGCTGTTGTTTATGATGCTGGCTGGAATCACATCTGCTGTGGCATCGGGAGAAGTTTTTGTACCTGAGAGCGAGTTTGCTGGTTATTTTGACTCTAATGGCATTTACACGGTTGTAGGCGTGGTGAAAAACACAGAGGCCTATCCAATAGAATCCCATCTGAATCTGACTGTAATCAGTGATGGCAAAACAATTTCAGTCAGCCAAGATCTGCCGTCAGTTGCACCAAACAAGGACATTCCGTTTAAAATTCGAATTCCTCAAGTAACTGACCAAAACGCGGTCTTGGAAAAGCCAACCGTCACATTTAGGCAAAGTACAGTTCTTCCGCCGTCAGACATTCAGGTGATGTATGATAATACTCTGATTCGTCATGATGATGGGCATTTGACTGGCAGAATAACAAACATTGGAAATCACACTGAATACGATGTCAAGGTGTATGCTGCAATTCACGGACCAAATAATAGGTTCATGGATACTGGCATCAACGTGGAAAAAATAGAAAAAATCGAACCCGGGCAAATCGTTGAGTTTTCAATTTATCCGGATCCCTTGGTTGCATCCGATGTGAACTATTACAGCTGCTTTGCCATTGGCGATGAGACAATTGTTCCGCTGTATGCCGTTAGAAACGGGGAGCGATTCAACTTTAGGTATGATTCTACAGCTTCGTTTACCGTAGATGGGTTTGACGAAACTGGAACAAAACTGTCTATCTCTGGAATAAACTCGTTTAAGATTCAAACGTATGTGAACTTTGAGTTCCCAAAGACATCTGATGATGAAAAGTTCGATGTTTTAGTAGATGGCAAACCAGTCAAATTTATCCAAAGCATAGATGATGATGGCAACTGGCATGTGGCATTTGATATAGGCCCATCAACGCAAAACGCTATTTTGATATCTGGGTTTGAGAACCCCGAAGAAAAAGCCAAATCCGTTCAAAGTTACGATGCTTCGACTTATCTCTATGTGATTCCAATAATTGTGGCTGTGGGAATTGGAGTTTATCTCTACAAACGCAAAAACTAG